GAGAACCGTTTCGAGGTGTGTTCCGGTGTTGGCACCTGGATACAAATCGGGTGTAATAGAAGTTATTTTTACATTCTCCATGATGATATTAAAATACTCCTGCTCTAAACCAGCCTCATTAATCTGATACATCTTTATGGTGGCTGACTGAAGCGTTCTCCCCGTACTCAACGCCCGAAATAAAAACGGAGTGACACGATCAAAATCCTTCTGGAACATGACGGGCATATGTATGCGCGTGCCCGTCAATTTCCCGGTATTCCCGTCGACCGGGATATTGACATTATGAGTGAACGATTTGAGTTCAATTGCGCCTTCACGCCCTGACACCAGGCAGGAACCTACCATTGGCGAACCATTTTCATCTGTCAGAAACAAATAAGCCGGATTTGACATACAAACTCCTTTTTATAAAACTCAATCGTACTTATCAAAGCGCCCGAAAATTATCGGATGAACAATAATAAATAAAACGATAGCAATGAATGTTAATAATACCCAGTGATTGGGCACCAGCCAGAGAAACAAAGAGGCGCAAGCAAAAATATAAACAGGGAATAAAACATCTGTAAAAAGAATGGATAACAGACTCTTAAACATGCTACCTATCCTTTAAGTCGTTATAGATCGCATCAAAATCCTTGTAGAATCCCGTTTGCACTTTCTTAATGATTTCAGCCAGGAATGGTTCAAAAAAGTAGTAAAGCATCTCCAGTTGTGCGGCATAGAGGGTGGCGTAATACTTAGGATCCAACATTTTCAGACGACGGGCAGCAAGAGCGCACTTCTGGTCCGTACCCATCAGCT
This region of Enterobacter cloacae complex sp. R_G8 genomic DNA includes:
- a CDS encoding type VI secretion system tube protein TssD produces the protein MSNPAYLFLTDENGSPMVGSCLVSGREGAIELKSFTHNVNIPVDGNTGKLTGTRIHMPVMFQKDFDRVTPFLFRALSTGRTLQSATIKMYQINEAGLEQEYFNIIMENVKITSITPDLYPGANTGTHLETVLIRYEKITWKHCDGNVIYSDAWNERATY